cagtgacctccaccagggaaatggaacttgataCACCAGAAGCttctggccctgactcctgtgagagAGGCACgtctcctggattaaggagttcctcagcgtgctccttccaccgaccgacaatatcctcatttgaagtcagagtttctccacccttgccgaatacaggtTGGGCGCAGCCAcaccgaccactcctgagtcactggacagttgtccagaacatCTTTGAGGTCgaacaaaagtctttttccatggtctaaactcctcccatgccctagATTTtacttctgccaccattgcagctgccaccttttttgcctgtcagtATCTATCTGCTGATTCGAGAGTCCTTTGGGcaaaccagtccctaaaggcctctttcttcagcttgatgacctccctcaccaccggtgtccaccaggaggttcttgggtacCACCCCAACAgacacccacaagcttttggccacagctatgcctggcagcttccacaatgaaggttttgaacagggtccattcagactccaagTCCCATTCTTCCTCCATGACATGAGAAAAGCACACCCTCACCAGCACACcttcactattcgcttgggcctaccaggtctgaccatcagtcttacttgccatctgatccaactcaccaccagatggtgatcagttgacagctcagcacctctcttcacccaagtgtccagaacatatggtcccaggtcagatgaaacgacaacaaagtcgatcattgacctttgacccaaggagctctggtaccatgtacacttatgaacatcctctTGTTCGAACTTagtgttcattatggacaatcaatgcctggcacagaagtccaataacaattcaccattcgggtttagatcgggcaggctgttcttcctaatcacgcctctccaggtctcccagtcattgccaatgtgagcattgaagtcccccagtaagacaatggagtctgtaggcgggaccctttccagaacgcCACCCattcgctccaagaaggccaaatactctgacctgttgtttggtgcttaagcacagacaacagtcaaagttttcctctgcgattttaattcgcattgaggcgaccctctcgtccactgggacaaactccaactgcacggccaccagccggggacttgtgagtatccccactcccgcctggcgcctctcaccctgtgcaacccaagaatccaggagtttggttccagagccgacactgtgggtggaggtgagcccaactatatctagttggtacctctcaacctcctgcacaagctctggtaataataatgataataataataataataataataataataattattattattcaaataatattttaatactttatactgtaatgatttgttttttattttagttttaaattaaCATGTTTTACATGAACAGTCCTGAAGgatgttttttattataaagATCTATTTTATcctttgttttagtttagttttattattttttatctgAAGGATGTTTCATACTgtaattatgttttattcttcattttatttatttattttaatctttttatcTTGTATCATTTTATCTTTCGTTTTTTATCTAGATTGTAAGGTGTGAAGTGTGTTTTATACCATAAAGATctgttttgttctttattttgtattagTTTTATCTGAACTGTAGGGTCTGAAGGGTGGTTCATACCATAATGAtctgttttattctgtattttaattttgttttgaagtttaatgaatgtataaatgtgtgtgtttgttcttcAGGGTGGATCATGGAGGGAAGATCAGGATGAAACCAGGACCACAGAAATGtaatacacacacgcacacacgcacacacacacgcacacacacacacacacacacacacacacacttcattcaatacaaacaatacaaacacactcactagAAACACATAGATTCTAAAATTGTTTCTGTGCTCTATGTCTGTttgattgtgtgtatatatatatatatatatatatatatatatatatatatatatatatatatatatatatatatatgtgtgtgtgtgtgtgtgtgtgtgtgtgtgtgtgtgtgtgtgtacacagatGTGTGTGATCTCACTCTGGATCCAAACGCAGTGAGCAgtcgtctctctctgtctgagagGAACAGAAAGGTGGAGTCCATGAGAGAAGGCCAGCGTCATCCGGATCATCCAGACAGATTTGAAACGTATCCTCAGGTTCTGAGTGTGGAGAGTCTGActggacgctgttactgggaggttCAGTGGAGCGGAAATGGAGTTGATATATCAGTATCATACAGAGGAATcaggaagaaaggaaagagtaTAGACTGTGTGTTTGGATACAATAATCAGTCCTGGAGTCTGATCTGCTATAATAACAATTACACTGTCAGACACAATAATCAGAGAACTGACCTACCTGCCCCCACCTCCCCCTCTAACAGAGTAGGAGTGTTTCTGGACTGGATGTCCGGCACTCTGTCCTTCTACATcatctcacccacacacacactgacccacCTACACACATTCACCACCACATTCACTGAACCGCTCTACGCTGGATTCTGGATTTATCCTGATTCCTCATTGAGTCTGTGTGAGATAGAATAACCTCtgtgcacagagagagacagagatagagatacactatggacaaaagtattgggacattgGAGtggaggtcagggctctgtgagggccagtcaagttcctctTCCTGTAGCcacacacatcagatttaaaaccatgacccctacaaagccaaaaacggacaagcccctacctacttgatggcaatggtcaactgtacatatcagccaagcctgatgaccaacataggttaaagaaaatggaggactgtgtaaaagacgtgaaaggttggatgtcacgcaacttcctcctattaaacagtaacaaaacataggttctccttctgggtccaaaattagcaagaagtaaatcaccagatttaatcttaaatctcgccgactttccagccacacctggattaacagcaaaaaatctcggccttataatagattcagatttatcattcgatcaacacataggcagcatcactaggacagcttttctacatcttcgcaacatcgccaagatcagaaatgccctgtccctgcgtgatgcagaaacactagtacacggctttattacttctaggctagactacggtaacgcgctactgtcaggatgtacgagcaggagtttaaacaaactccaactagtccaaaacgccgcagccagggtcctcactaaaactagaacatctcatcatatcagtccagtgctatcatcacttcattggctgcctgttaaattccgtattgattataaaatccttttattgacttataaagccctacatggtctcgctcctgagtacctgcaagaccttatttctcattatgagccatcacgaccactcagatcccagagcgctggattattaatagttcccagaattcagaaggtttcagctgggggaagagctttttcttataaagcccccaaactctggaaggATCTTCCAGAagctgttcgggactcagacacagtctcaatctttaagactaggctgaaaactcacttgttcagtttagcttttggtagctaatgttcccccctagataaaggcagcagatccaggggtccatggacacagggaattatagtaaactgtgACGCTATGTCCGGCTGGatactgaaggacgactgactgccgagccctcctgctacccacttcagaccagctgcccacgccccagctaccaccaccttccttggatgagctgcccaccctacgctgatcttctcatagactcctagatattcctaataccaatattactgctattaatattagtagtataatcacttgtaggtagtttgaccagaggaggatggaggatttgatttgatttaaaacagaaacaaGTTCATAGCTCACACTGATTTAACTGACTCTGCTCCTCATTCTTCCTCCTCAGTTCCTCCATTTGACTCTCACTGGCTCTCAGTCTGCTCTCCATGCTGCTCACTGCAGTCGTCGTGTGTCTCTGCTCCACCTTCAGCTCTGCCAGCACAGCGCTCATCTCTCTCAGTACAGAGTGGATGTCCGGCTGGCAGCTTTGTTGGGTGGAGGTGGTGGCTGGAGTTTCAATTCTGGGCTCCTCAGCCTGAATCTGGTTCTCTCTGCCTTCATGATGACTCAGAGTGATGTCGTTCACACTAACCGACTGTCCCTCCAACAAACTGCAgcacagcagcaccagcagagAAACAGCTCTCATCCTTAACAGGCTTCCTTTGTCTTACTGGGATTGAGTAAAAGACTCATATGCATAAAAATATAGTCTACAGTGGTTAATTATGAACTATGTTGGCTTGTTTGCTCTGGATCATGTCAGTGTTTTATAACTGATAAGTAAACGTGATTTTGCACGTGTTTTTTCAGGCGATTAAGATACACGTGAATGTTGATTAGTGTCACTTATAGGTCTATAGTAATATTTATGTTGCTACTTTCTGTATTATTTTCACTCGTTGGTCAGAATCTGCATTTtccaagcaagcaagcaagagaTTTCCAGTAAACTTGTCCCAGAATTACAACACACAATGGTTATATGTTGCTAAAGGTAAATTGCAGTGAAGTTTGAAGTTGACTGTTTTGCAGCACATagctttgcttgttttaaatgtgaCTGACAGGACTTTTTATAGCAGTGTGTGACTTTTGAGGCTTGTAGGCAGGTTGAATATGTGCAGTCGCTTTATTGGTGCAATCCAGACCCTCATAGTCCATAGGACAGGCCAGGGATCAATACACAGgtagaaaataagaaaatgccGGTTTGATCTCCTGAACTGACTGTGTGACTGAAATtcccttgagcaaaacacctaaaccccaactgctcccagggcactgtggattgggctgctcaccactctgggcaactgtgctcactgcccctagtgtgtgtattcactagtgtgtatgtggtgtttcacttcacagatatgttaaaagcggaggtggaatttccccgttgtgggactaataagggtcacttaatcttaatcttgcCATGGAAGTAACTGCAGCACCTCAATTTAatcatttggatgggtgagtaaaACGTTTGTCAATATAGTGTAGCTGTTTGCtgctttattaatgtttaaaatgttgtatACATAGCCTTTGAAATGATACCGGATTTCAGAATTTCTCAGTGTTTGAAATGTCCTTGTTTTGGTTTAATGACACTCCACAAGTTTGTATGAAATGCACCTGAGAGTCGTCTGAATACAAGCTCCTGACCTCTATGCACAAAATCATTAACATGATCAGTTGTGCACATTTGCTGCAGTTTGAGTAGTGACCTAGAATTAGTGCAAAACtttgaatatttcttctttgttttaattGTAAAAACATTATTCTGATTTTGTCAAAACTctaaaacattttgttgttcAGTTGCAGGCTCAAATGAAAAATCCCCAGATTTTCAAAGTGGTCTCGGAATTTTAGACCCAGCTGTATGCCATGCAGCAAATGGCAGTCCAGCCAATTTCTTTTATTCTGGGCATGAGCTGATCATAGATCACATATAACCCAAACTACAGACTAAAATAAGAGGGAGAAGGAGTTCAGACAAGGTGCAAAGTGTGCAAAGAGTGCAAAGTTGCAGAGTTGGTTGTTTTCCCTTATTAAACACTTATATTCATTTTATGAACTTGTGTGATGTTGTTTACTAGTAGAACTGCAATAACTTGAGCCTTTGATCACATGAAAATCCGAAAGTGGATTATTTCTTTGATAAAGCGCAAAAAATTCAATCAGCTACATTTTTTAATCCTTGTGCTCACTTATGAAATCAGATCACATTTTTCTAATTATAATACAAATTACTCATATCAGAAAATTCTCATTTCAGCTGTGAGGTGATCTGGTTGTAAAGAATGACAAAGGTTGTCTGAGCaggtttacattatttattgaatatttttttattttagtgaatACATTCAATACATTATCAAGAGAATTTAAATTAACcgcaaataaaatgtgtttatagtcTCAGATAGTATAatatagggttagggtttaggtaAGGTTGAGTATTGGGTAAGGTTGTGTTTTAGGTAATGTTAAGTAAGGTAAGGtttggggtaaggttgggttttagGGAAGGTTAAGTaaggtaaggttgggttttagGGAAGGTTAAGTAAGGTAAGGtttggggtaaggttgggtttggggtaaggttgggttttagaTAAGGTTAAGTAAGGTAAGGtttggggtaaggttgggtttggggtaaggttgggttttagGGAAGGTTAAGTAAGGTAAGGtttggggtaaggttgggttttagGGAAGGTTAAGTAAGGTAAGGTTTgtggtaaggttgggttttgggtaaggttaggtaaggttgggttttgcgtaaggttaggttttgggtaaggttaggttttgggtaaggttaggtaaggttgggttttgggtaaggttatgttttgggtaaggttacgttttgggtaaggttaggttttgggtaaggttaggttttgggtaaggttaggttttgggtaaggttaggtaaggttgggttttggataaggttaggttttggataGGGTTACATTTGGGTGAATTTGTGTAAGGTTACATTGTGAGTAAAGttgagtaaggttgggttttgggaaAGCTTGGGTAAGGTTTTTATGCAGGAGTTCAGAGTTGATTTGTTTTATAGAGCTGACTGAACTCAGCAACTGACATAATAAGATCAAATCAGCAGCAATGTGGACTCTAGGATGTTGCTCAATAATGTTGTCATAAAACACGTATGTTCATTTTATGAACGTGTGTTATTTACTAGTAGAACTTCAATAACATGAGCCTTTGATCACATGATAATCTGAAAGTGGAATATCTCTGATGAAGTGCAAAAACTTCAAACAGCTACCTTTTTTAATCCTTATACTAACTTATGAAATCAGATCACATAGAATTGTAATACAAATGAGAGGTTCACATTTTTGtgaattcctttttttcttttagaacAGCATGAGACACTGATTAAAGAACTGAGACAGTAttataatagaagaaccttcaCCTTCCTAAAATTGAAAAAGGAGCATTCTGTTGCTATTTGCTGATAATCCTGATGAGGAACAGACAAGAAACGATAAACACTTCCATTGACCATGTGATGATGAATTgctcaaacagaaaacagcatgTGACCACTAAAAGTGCTGTGATGGAAGGTATCATCAAATACCCAAGAATTAGGCTCGAGTTTAAGACTGACGACGTCTCCTACTTCCAGTAAGAGTGAGACTCCATTAGTGGAAGTCACGCTGCCCTGGGATTGAATAGCATGTGTTGTGGCCATGGGAAGTCTGTTCTTATATAAGATCACTCCTACATTTTTTCCAGCGCCTCCGTGGGCTGAGAATCTGAAGTGATAGACTCCTCTCACAGGTACAGTGAAAAACCCTGTATGAATGTAAAAATATGCACGAGTTTAAATGTATACTCtgaattatatttatatgtataaacGTGTGTCTGAAGCACAGGTGAACAGTCTACCTGTAGCTGGGTTATACGCGTTGCCGATGTTGGTGAAGACGTGTTTGTAGACCAGGGGAAATTCAGTGCTGTATGGTCCAGTATGCCCATGTCCATCTTCTGAGAGAGATGCTGAAAATGCCACTTTGCTCTCTTCAATAGACAGAATAACATAGATTGTTGGAAAGGACATTAGGGTGGAatggtcattttttaaatgaaataaacactcaacagactctcagtaacatatcAACAAATATCAATAATGTAGCAACAGTGAATACATCTAATACATTATCAAGAGACTTTAAattaacagcaaaaataaaatgtgtttattgtttgCATTAGCATAGTACATTATTGTACAATGTTAGGTGTTGGATAAGGCCGGGTGAGGTTAGTTTTTGgataagattaggttttgggtaaggttggttAAGGTTAGTTtgtgggtaaggttgggtaaggttagttTATGAATAAGGTTCGTTAAGGTTAGATTCGGGTAAGGTTAGTTTGTGGGTAAGGTTGGGACtggttaggttttggtaaggttgggtaaggctAGTTtgtgggtaaggttgggtaaggttaatttgtgggtaaggttgggtaaggttagatTTGGGAAAGGTTAGTTTGTGGGTAAGGTTGGGACtggttaggttttggtaaggttgggtaaggctAGTTtgtgggtaaggttgggtaaggttaatttgtgggtaaggttgggtaaggttagtttgtgggtaaggttgggtaaggttaatttgtgggtaaggttgggtaaggttagtttgtgggtaaggttgggtatggttaggttttggtaaggttgggtaaggctAGTTTGTGGGTAAGGTTGGGAAAGGCTAGTTtgtgggtaaggttgggtaaggttaatttgtgggtaaggttgggtaaggttaggttttggtaaggttgggtaaggttaatttgtgggtaaggttgggtatgGTTAATTtgtgggtaaggttgggtatggttaggttttggtaaggttgggtaaggttaatttgtgggtaaggttgggtaaggctAGATtgtgggtaaggttgggtaaggctAGTTTGTGGGTAAGGTTGGGAAAGGCTAGTTtgtgggtaaggttgggtaaggttaatttgtgggtaaggttgggtaaggttaatttgtgggtaaggttgggtatggttaggttttgagtaaggttgggtaaggttaatttgtgggtaaggttgggtatgGTTAGATTtgtgggtaaggttgggtaaggttaatttgtgggtaaggttgggtatgGTTAATTtgtgggtaaggttgggtatgGTTAATTtgtgggtaaggttgggtatgGTTAATTtgtgggtaaggttgggtaaggttaatttgtgggtaaggttgggtatggttaggttttggtaaggttgggtaaggttaatttgtgggtaaggttgggtaaggttaatttgtgggtaaggttgggtatgGTTAATTtgtgggtaaggttgggtatggttaggttttggtaaggttgggtaaggttaatttgtgggtaaggttgggtaaggttaatttgtgggtaaggttgggtatgGTTAATTtgtgggtaaggttgggtatgGTTAATTtgtgggtaaggttgggtatgGTTAATTtgtgggtaaggttgggtatgGTTAATTtgtgggtaaggttgggtatgGTTAATTtgtgggtaaggttgggtaaggttaatttgtgggtaaggttgggtatggttaggttttggtaaggttgggtatggttaggttttggtaaggttgggtaaggttaatttgtgggtaaggttgggttttgggtaaggttttgggtttttggttttggttaagATTGGTTAAGCTTTGTTAAAGATTGGTTAAGGTTGGTTAGGTATTGAGAAATGTTGATTAGGTAAGGTTTTGGGTAAGCTTAGGTTTGGATAAGGTTGGGCTTTGGGAAAACTTGGGtatgattaggttttgagtaaggtttagtaaggttgggttttgggtaaggttaggttttgagtaaggtttagtaaggttgggttttggctaaggttaggttttgagtaaggtttagtaaggttgggttttaggtaaggttaggttttgagtAAGATTtagtaaggttgggttttgggtaaggttaggttttgagtAAGATTtagtaaggttgggttttgggtaaggttaggttttgagtAAGATTtagtaaggttgggttttgggtaaggttaggttttgagtaaggtttagtaaggttggcttttgggtaaggttaggttttgagtAAGATTtagtaaggttgggttttgggtaaggttaggttttgagtaaggtttagtaaggttggcttttgggtaaggttaggttttgagtAAGATTtagtaaggttgggttttgggtaaggttaggttttgagtAAGATTtagtaaggttgggttttgggtaaggttaggttttgagtaaggtttagtaaggttgggttttgggtaaggttaggttttgagtAAGATTtagtaaggttgggttttggataaggttaggttttgagtAAGATTtagtaaggttgggttttggataaggttaggttttgagtaaggtttagtaaggttgggttttgggtaaggttaggttttgagtAAGATTtagtaaggttgggttttgggtaaggttaggttttgagtAAGATTtagtaaggttgggttttgggtaaggttaggttttgagtAAGATTtagtaaggttgggttttgggtaaggttaggttttgagtaaggtttagtaaggttggcttttgggtaaggttaggttttgagtAAGATTtagtaaggttgggttttgggtaaggttaggttttgagtAAGATTtagtaaggttgggttttgggtaaggttaggttttgagtAAGATTtagtaaggttgggttttgggtaaggttaggttttgagtAAGATTtagtaaggttgggttttgggtaaggttaggttttgagtAAGGTTTAGTAAGGTTGGATAATGTTAGTTTGTGAGTAAGCTTGGGTAAGGTTAGATTTTCACTAAAGGTAGGTTTGGCTacggttgggtaaggttaggttttggataAGATTGGGTTTTTTGAAAGATTGGGTAAGGTTGGGGTTTGGGTAGGGTGCAGTATTGGGACAGGTTAGGCTTTGCTTAACATTGGGTAAGGTTACATATTGGGTAGAGTTGGGCATGGTTAGGCTTTGTGTAAGGTTAGGTAA
This portion of the Pygocentrus nattereri isolate fPygNat1 chromosome 24, fPygNat1.pri, whole genome shotgun sequence genome encodes:
- the LOC119262350 gene encoding multimerin-2-like; protein product: MNDAEDPRTEPPATTSTQQSCQSDIHSVLREMSAALAELKVEQRYTTTAVSSMESRLRASESQIEELRKKVEEERQKNQEDLKNLKISFDKQVEKLKKENQESKVAFSASLSEDGHGHTGPYSTEFPLVYKHVFTNIGNAYNPATGFFTVPVRGVYHFRFSAHGGAGKNVGVILYKNRLPMATTHAIQSQGSVTSTNGVSLLLERSGACIQTTLSLLEGQSVSVNDITLSHHEGRENQIQAEEPRIETPATTSTQQSCQPDIHSVLREMSAVLAELKVEQRHTTTAVSSMESRLRASESQMEELRRKNEEQSQLNQCEL